TTAAAAGAGTTACCTGGCAAGTATAAGCAAATGGCTTtaggttgaaggaagaagttaatTTGGGAAACAGGTCAATCTGGAGGCCACACTGAGGAGGCAATGTTTGAATTTGGCCTTAATATGATTTCAACAGCAGCTTGGACACAGGGAACACATTTCACATAGAGCTACTGCTTGGAAAAGATCTGGGGTCTCAGTTGGTATGGGACAGACTGTGCCTAGcttaaaaatgggaaaattcagagcagagctgctgggtTTAGGAAGCAGGAGCCAGCCTCGGAGCAGTCTCGGAGGAGGGGTTTGGGCTACCCTTATTCTTCCCCCCTTTCTCACCAGAAGACCCCCAGGCTGACTCCTCAACCTCACTCCTTCCCCACCTGGAAGCCAAGATCCGTCAGACTCACAACCTTGCCCGTCTTCTCACCAAATATGCTGAGCAGCTGTTCCAGGAATATgtgagtgggggtggggatggaggatGTTGTAGGGGCCTGGGGCCTAGAGAATCATGGGGAAGCACAGATCACAGGAGTCCTACACCATCCATTTTCTTTACCTCATTTCCCCTTGAGAAGGACAGTAACTTGCCCCTGGCCACACAGCAAATAGGAGGAGGGTCCTATCTGTGACCCAAATGCCCTCTGTCCTCATCACCTTGGAGGCTCCCTCCTCAGAGCTTTAAGTCAGAGGCTGCCTGAGAGAGTGATGAGAACTCTGGTCTGAGAGTCAGGAAGACTAGGGTCTATGAGATCTCATCACCTAGCCTCCGTGGGCCTTGGTCTCCCTAGCTGTAAAAGGAGGCAGTTGAGCAAGACGAGCTGTGAGCTCTTTCAGCTGGGTATTCAGAGAGGCCAATAACGGTTTTCAATCTGGGGCAAAAATTCCACCTCAAGAGGGGATTTTTACAGAGGGAGatctactgacattttggttgggcAGAAGGCCCTGCCCAAGGAAAGAAGATGTTTACCCAAAATTTCCCTGATGTAGTGAAGGGAAGGTATAGTTGTGGAATCAGACAGACCCAGGCCTATCAGCTTGCTAACCATGACATTGGGCAGTAATGCTAATATTAAAATAACCAAGTAATAATTATGATTTGGGATAACAGAGACGGAACTGGCTTTGCAGTCCTACCAACTTTGGTTCgtattccagctctgccacttactagatgAGTGATCTACGGCAAGTCACTGTACCTCTTCAGCCCGGTTTCCTCATTTACAAAATAATTATCATCATCATTCTACTCATTATTGGGAAAATTTGAATTAATATGTTTAAAGCAACAAGCACAATGCCTGAACTGGAGggaagaggttaggaaaggataaATGgcgaacacaattcaatccacaacaggagGGTAGGGAAGAAGAGCAAAATAGACTTGGTCCTTGCAATATCTCATATGATTCTCAGGAGACCCTTGGTAAGAAGACAGGGCAGGGAGCTGCTTCCCTTTTTACAGATAAgaagactgaggttcagagaaggaaGTGGTTTTTGCCCTAAACGGCACAATTAGTAAGTGGTGGAGACGGGACTTGAACCCTGGCCTGTAAGATAACATTACTGAaagactaacatttattgagcccttcCTATGGGCCAGGCCCTGTcttaagcactttacatgctCGTATACTTACCAGCATGTTGGAAGTACCATATGAAgttgatactattattatccactTCAGAGACAAAAACAGGCACTGATGTACAGCTCACGTTGTTTTCTGTTGCTTTATATTCTCTCAAACACAGCAGCCCGGTGAGAGATTTATCATTTGcgagataaggaaactaaggccccGGAGTGGGTGGGGGACTCAGTTAAACGTGGAGGAGCTCGCGCCCCGGCCCACCGCACAGCTGGGGCCGCTCCAAGCGCAGCCTCGCTGACAGTCTGGCCATGTCTCCTCAGGTGCAGCACCAAGGAGACCCCTTCGGCCTGCCTGGCTTCTCGCCGCCGCGGCTGCCGGTGGCCGGCTTGAGCGCCCCGGCGCCGAGCCACGCGGGGCTGCCCGCGGCGGAGCGCCTGCGGCTGGACGCGGCGGCGCTGGAAGCGCTGCCGCCGCTGCTGGACATCGTGCGCCGCCACCAGGCCGAGCTGAACCCGCGCGCGCCGCGCCTGCTGCGGCGCCTGGAGGATGCGGCGCGCCAGGCCCGGGCCCTGGGGTCCGCCGTGGAGGCCGTGCTGGCCGCGTTCGGCGTCCCGGCCAGCGGGCCACGGCCCGAGCCGTCTccagctgccgccgccgccgcctccacgGGCGTCTTCCCGGCCAAGGTGCTGGGGTTTCGCGTGTGCGGCCTCTACCGCGAGTGGGTGAGCCGCACAGAGGGCGACCTGGGCCAGCTGGTGCCGGGGGGCCCGGCCTGAACGCAGGGTGTGGGGGCACAGCTCGCGCTGCTGCCACCCCTTTCTGCCTCCGAACGTCTTCATTTCATGTCTGTGTCTCTGGCTGTGTCCGTTTCTCTGTCCCTTtttgtcttcttctctttttctctttctgagcCTCCTTGTCTCTGTGTGTGACTTCCTCTGTGTCTGTCACTTTATTGCTTTGCCCCTCTTTTGCTCCTTCTTGGATCTGCCTCATCTTTCTTGGTCTACCCCTTTACCCGCTCAGGGGATCTCTTGTCTCCCCCTGGCCCATGTGAGTGTGTCTGTATCTCAGCCTTCTCTCAAGGAGGCTACAGATTACAAATCACTTCCTCCTTTATCTTTCAtttgtctctctgtctccctctgtctGTCCTTTCCTAGCCAGGAAAGTGTCTGCTGTGGCCTTGTGCTGGGAGGGCTACTCCAGACAAATTTTAGtcaccttcccccagggccaccCTGCCTGCTGCTCCCACTCTCCCCAATCCCATCCCTTTGGGCCCTGCCCCCTTTCCTTTTGATGTCCTTCCCCCCCTTCACCTCCCTCTGCCCTGTCCTTGCACCCCCCTTCCCACCCAGGTCTGTAGAGAAAAGCACacctaaaaaaaagttttatttctgagaataaattaattttttgtaaatgtttcaaaataaaaagaaaactgtaaagTTACCTGTATATACAGTTGTTGGGAAAATGGGGAGACAGCTTTGAGAAGAATAGGATCCTCAGGGTGCAGCCAGGTCCCCCCAACATACCCAAAGGACACAATATAAATAGGAGATTAATGACAGCACCAGGACCAGGGACACCATCAGTCCAAAATAGGAAGTGGATGTGTCCTGAGCAGAAAACAAATATGGTATGAAGTCCTTAGAGCTTCAAGAATTGGACTTCTATTGATCAGGAAGTGAAGCCCCTTGAGACAGGAAGTTAGAGCAGTGGCCACAAGCAGAGAGGTAGACTATGAGAGGAAATGAGCTCCtccagaaggaagaaaggaggcctGTCTGCTCAGAAAGGTCATATCTTCATACAGGAAGTGAGGTAGATGAAGATGGGAACTCAGCCCCTAGAAGAGGAAAGACTCAGGGGGAGCTTAGGAAGGAAACCAACTGTCCTCTCCCTGTAGAGTAGGAAGCAAGGTCTCTTCAGAGAAATACTTTTTTCCACCCAGAAAGTGTGCAACCTGTACCACTGGATTTGTAATCCAGGAGATGGTACCACTGGAGATCCACCCACTTCTGGAAGGGAGGCCATAGGACCTGGGCAGGAAGGCCCAAGCAATAGGAGATTGAGGCCTGGCTTAGAGAGAATCGTCCCATAGACGTGGCACGTAAGTCCTGTCTGCTACAAAAGATTGCCTCTTTCTCTAGCCAGCAAGCAAGACAGACTTCAGTCCATTGTGAAAAGGCAGAGTGTTGCAGCCTCTGACAGGAAATCCCACCTCCTCTATTCTGGGTATTTGGCCTTGAGCAGAGCCAAGTCCCTCACTGCTCGGTCTGTCCAGTGGCCATATTCCCGGGTCACTACATAGCCCCGACATTTCCTCTCAAATGCCGAGGCCCCAAACCGGACAAGCCCGAGGGTGTCCTCTTCTGGGGGAATGGGAAGACCCAAGGCAGTCATGATGGCAGCCATGTTACCCAGTAGGCCCTGGGCCCGGAGCCTTGCAGCCCTAAGCTGGGCCAGCAGGATGGGACTGTCAGGGTTCAAGTCCGTCTGGTCGTCCCCAACAAGCTGGAGATGCTGGGTCAAGGCCAAGAAGGCTCCCTGGGCACGGCTCAGCCGTTCTCCATCTTCCAGGGCATGCCAGATCTTGAAGGAGACAGCTGCAGAAGGCAGACTGCTGAGCTGGAGCTCAGGAGCTGAGAAGCCAGGGTCACTGAAGGGGCTGCCCTGGTACTGGAGCTGTATGAGGGACAGAGACAGGTGGGAGTGATGGGGCCCAGGAGTGCCCCAGAGCTCTGACTTCACATCTGCCCTCCATAAGACTGGCATCTTCTCAGAGGGAGTCACCATCCGCCACCCCTCAGGGAGTTGGTGAGATGTTGTAGTAAAGAGCCTGGGCACTGCAGTCCAAGAGAATTAGGTTCTAGTCCTGCCTCTTCTGCATACTAGCTGTGCAGCTTTGAATCACGAGCTTTTTAATAATTCTCACTTTGCATTAGTATtgtaaggagcctgggtggcacaacagttaaatactccactgctaactgaaaggttggtggtttgaacacacccagtggctcctagggagaaagacctggcaatctgctcctgtaaagattatggcctagaaaaccctatagggcaggtccCCTTTCACATGTGGTTGCTAATAATCTaagtctactcgacggcacctaacaacaacaacactattatTATCGTGAAGATGataagaaattatatatatacatctgtGGGTGTGTATCATACAATATAAAGCATTTAGCATAGCACCTGGCGTGCAAGAAGGGCATGATAAACCGTCATTAGTTACTAATACAATAGTTCTATTAATATCAATTGACAGTATGATTACATTATTTATGATAATATTTTCCATCCAAGTGTATCATTGACAATATAGTTACagcactatttttttatttatagcacCGGATTGTTtatgtttgttaattttattataaTCATTAGTGAATAATTGTTAACCTTATTAAATTTAGTTGAGGGCCTTCTCCATCCAAGTTTTTGCCTTCACAGACTTAGACTCATAGAATCTTAGTGTAGGGTGATAGGCCCCTTCACTGATCGATTACCTAGTCACAcacctgcattttacagatgggagaactgaagctcagagagggacCATGCTTTGCCCAAGACCATCCAGGGAATAGTGGCAGATATAGGActggaggatccctggtggtggtgtggttaaagagcttgactgctaaccaaaagattggcagtttgaatccaccaactgctccttgggaatccggggcagttctaatctaatctataaggtcgctatgagttggaatcgactcatcggcaacgagtttttttggttatgggacTAGAACCTGGATTTAATAATTTCACACGACCCTAGAATATACCACAGTGGAAGAGTCACCAACTCCAGGGTCTCCAGGGGCCAGACAGATCGTGTAACTGGGAGAAGAAAGCAAGATTAAGATGGGGGGGAGGGTAGGAGCTTTGGCCAATAGGATCCCTGCATCTGTTTTAGGTAGACGTTCGTATTCAAAAGTTGAACAAGCACCGAGCGGGCCAAACTAAAAACATCTGTAGGTCATACCCAGCCAGCAAGCTGCCAGTTTTAACTTTGAAAGAGTGAGAGGGGTAAATGGCAGGGTGTCCCACGGACTTGGTGTCAAATCCTGGCTCTTCCAATTATTAGCTGTGAAACTGTGGGCAAATTACTCACCCTCTCTAAGACTCAGTTTTCTCCTCCGTAAAATGGGCCTATAATTCCACTTCTCTGAACTCTTTGAGGTGTCAATAAGATAATGGGGCTAGCATGGCATGGGGCTCAAGTAAGCACACAGCATGAGGTGGTTATGGAAATAATTATTATGACCATGTAAAGCCCTTCCCTCTGTGTGCTTTCCTTTAAACATTGCAACACTCCTGAGAGGTCAGTAAAGGTAGGATCAccatcccattttacagttgcAAAAGCTGAAGCCAAGAGAAGAgcaatgacttgcccaaagtcatgcaGCCATCAGTGACAGCATTCGTGTAGATATGTTTCTAGTTAATAGAGTCTCTGCCCTCTTGGACTCTCAGGGGAGCCTTATCTTGGGCTTCCTGTGTTTCCTCTACCCAGGGCTAGGCCAGGAGGGCAGTGTCCCTCTCCCTTGTCGCCCGTTCATGCCCAGCATCACTCACGTAAGTCTGCAGCAGCGTTGATGTGTTCTTCTGCATGTAGAGGGCCAGACTATAAGCTTGACTGATGGGCTTGGCTGGGGAGATAGGAGCCGCTGAACTGAGGGGTGGCAGCAGCAGGGTCAGCAGGCAGAGGGGAGCTGGCAGAGGAAACCAGAGGTCAGCACCAAATTCCTGATCCTGCCTGTGGATCAGTTCATTCATTCACATTCAATTCATTCACAACTCAAATAAGTATAGCCCTTGTTGCCTACAATGAATTTGTAGGCCTAAGTCAGGGTAGAATCACCCTGTAGGTGGAATATTTCTAGACCAGAATGTTCCCCTGAACTCCAGATTGATGTATTCAGCTTTCTACTTGACACTTTCAGATGGATATGAACAAGTATCTCAAACTCCACATACCCAATACTCAGCTCTGAATTTCCCCACCACCAACCCACTCCTCCCccaatcttccccatctcagATAAGGGCAGTTGCATTCTTTCAGCTGCTCAGGCCAAAACCACCGTCTTCTTTGGCTCCTCATTTTGTCTTACTCTTCACATCCAACCTCACAATGAATCTTGGTGGCTCTACCCTCAACAGGCAGCCAGTCCAGACCTTTGTTTCTTGATCAGAGTGCTCATTACAAGGGTCTGTTCACTTTGAAAATTCATTGAGCTGTATACTTATGATTTGTGCacttttctgtaaatttattacttccaaaaccaaaaagttTTAAAAGACACATCTAGAATCTAACCACTTCTTCCCGTCTTTACACTCCTGCTACCTCGGTctgagccaccatcatctctagcCTGGACATGGCAGTAGCCTCCTCCCTGGTCTCTCCACTTCCATACTTGCCTCTGCCCCCACCTCCCCACACACCTGAATCTAATCATATCCTTCCTCTGTTCAAACCCTCTCATGGCTCCCCCCTTCACTCAGTAAAAGCTATGTAGGCCTGTTCCCTCTCtgacttcctctccttctccgcCTCAGCCACAGGGCTCATCTtggtcctctctctctctctctcatatttcATAGTATGGATGCACCAAACTCCCTACTGACAAATATGTATGTCAATTccaatttttttgcttttgccaACAATGCAAGTTGATATGGCAGCCCCTCCCTGCTTCCCAACCCACCCCCCCCAGCCCCGCCACATACACACTGTCTATTCTTCCCAGCAGCCAGAAGGAGCCTTTTGAAATGGAAAGCTAACATTGTTAATTCCCCTGTCCCAAGCCCTCCATTAGCTCCctaaacaaaatccaaactccttggaGTGGTCCACCAGGCCCGTGCACTCTGGGCCCTGAGCTTCTCCACTGGACCCTGTACCACTGCACACTCAAGGCCACACTGACTTTCTTTCTGTCCCACTAACACTCCAAGCTCATTCTTCCCTCAGGCCTTTATCCTTGCTATGGCTgccagaaccaaaaaccaaaccaaaccttttgctatcaagttgattccaactcatagcgaccctgtaagatggagtagaaagtgccccatagggtttccaaggagcagctggtggattcaaacggccaactttttggttagcagctgagctcttaaccactgtgccaccaggtctcccccTCAATCTTCCCAAGGCTACCTCCTTCTTGTCCTTCAGGCCTCAGCTTCTGACCACCAGATCAAAAGTCCCTCCCTTTCCCTGTTTCAGAGACTTTATCTGAAGTtcccttatttatttgtttgtttacttgtttgttgCTGTCTCTCCCACTAGAATGTCATCTCCAGGAACGAGGAAACCTCACTTGGTTCATTCGCAGCTGGGCCACCAGGACCTAGCACAGAGCTCAAGAAGTATTTGTTCATGAAtgaatgctgccatgaacatcctTGTCACAGTATCTTTGGGCACTTTGGAAGGTGGGAATATCTGGGGCAGAGGGTCTGCTCATTTTAACTTTGAGGAGATGCTGCCAAATTGTCTTCTCCAAGGTCTGGCCCAGTTTATGTTCCCCCCACCaatgtgaggctcagagagaaagGGAATTACCTAAGGTCACCAGCTAGGAAGCAATGGAGGTAAAAGGCAAGCCCAGGCTggcctccttccttccccttcctaTATTCCTAAGTTCCCTAAAGTTCAGAGTCAATTAAGAGAAGGCCAAGGGTGAAGGccctctcattcattcattcactctacAAACCTGGATCATTGCGCTCACCTTCTATCACACAACattataatttacttatttattatatatattgtcTGTCTGCAGAACAGCCTGTCCGTAAGTCcagagatttttgtctgttttgttcacagttgtatcctcaaatgcctagaacagtacctagtacatagtaaaaaaaaaaaaaaaaaatttttttttttttgtagtgttcaATAAACCCTTGTTACATCAATGAAGGCACAAATGAGGAATGAATGAAGCCTTCTATGTAAGGATATAGCAGTTGCCAGCCTATGCAAAGACGGTCAGGGATGTGGGTCAGCGGGTGGTGCCTCCTCCCCTCCAGGCCTCTGGGCCCTGGTGTCCCTGCCCTCTTCACTTACCCAGCAGGCCACTCATGCTCTCTCCTTTGCTCCTTCCTCTCTCTGCAGTCTCTGGGCTTTTCCAGGGCACCTGTCCTCCTGTCCCTCAGGTGGCTTTATAGCTGGGGCTGAGCCCTGGCACCACCCAAAAGGGAGGGAAGCAGCCACACCCTGGTGGGGGCAGGCAGCAGAGAGGGTCCCAGAGAAGAATGAGACAGGCTTGGCAGGCCAAGGGACTAGAAAGAGAGGTTTGGGAAAGACCCAGAAAAGGGCATACATTCCGGAGAGCAGGCAGGGAAAGGAACACTAAGGTGACACCCCAGGCCCTTACAGCCCCCAAACTCAAccttaaaccctggtggctgaGAGGG
The sequence above is drawn from the Elephas maximus indicus isolate mEleMax1 chromosome 12, mEleMax1 primary haplotype, whole genome shotgun sequence genome and encodes:
- the CTF1 gene encoding cardiotrophin-1 isoform X1, whose amino-acid sequence is MSRREGSLEDPQADSSTSLLPHLEAKIRQTHNLARLLTKYAEQLFQEYVQHQGDPFGLPGFSPPRLPVAGLSAPAPSHAGLPAAERLRLDAAALEALPPLLDIVRRHQAELNPRAPRLLRRLEDAARQARALGSAVEAVLAAFGVPASGPRPEPSPAAAAAASTGVFPAKVLGFRVCGLYREWVSRTEGDLGQLVPGGPA
- the CTF1 gene encoding cardiotrophin-1 isoform X2 is translated as MSRREGSLDPQADSSTSLLPHLEAKIRQTHNLARLLTKYAEQLFQEYVQHQGDPFGLPGFSPPRLPVAGLSAPAPSHAGLPAAERLRLDAAALEALPPLLDIVRRHQAELNPRAPRLLRRLEDAARQARALGSAVEAVLAAFGVPASGPRPEPSPAAAAAASTGVFPAKVLGFRVCGLYREWVSRTEGDLGQLVPGGPA
- the LOC126087518 gene encoding cardiotrophin-2, which produces MSGLLAPLCLLTLLLPPLSSAAPISPAKPISQAYSLALYMQKNTSTLLQTYLQYQGSPFSDPGFSAPELQLSSLPSAAVSFKIWHALEDGERLSRAQGAFLALTQHLQLVGDDQTDLNPDSPILLAQLRAARLRAQGLLGNMAAIMTALGLPIPPEEDTLGLVRFGASAFERKCRGYVVTREYGHWTDRAVRDLALLKAKYPE